In a single window of the Terrirubrum flagellatum genome:
- a CDS encoding TadE/TadG family type IV pilus assembly protein, which yields MLLSRVISGFRRDEQGATAVMFGVALVPLMVAIGASADYARMADYRTQMQAGVDAAAIAMAKEAANATNAQLTTRGRPFYNLSAPDRDGFATSGFSATRSGKTIAVQATGNVQLVFGGFLGMGSADITAQSQVTSGAKKVELALVLDNTGSMAQASKLVELKKAVINLMDKMQTINDASPDTVKIALVPFTTQVNIGKSYSNAAWLRYHDNGTAGSAADKASWNGCVMDRDQPQNINDTSPISTDYHYWHPIAYQGKSPAPRYNDWNGPCQTLQPIMQLTSDLKSTGAGSMRYAINNMKANGNTNVSIGVAWGLKALMNRAPFAGAAAPGDADVIKAMIVLTDGDNTEDRWSGFQSDIDSRTSATCATAKNAVKNANGSASADSYIKIYTIRVIDGNRTLLQSCAANGGTYSEVSQASQLNDVFQSIADQITRIRLTS from the coding sequence ATGCTTCTTTCCAGGGTGATTTCGGGATTCCGGCGCGACGAGCAGGGCGCCACGGCCGTGATGTTCGGCGTCGCTCTTGTCCCGCTGATGGTCGCCATCGGCGCCTCGGCCGACTATGCCCGCATGGCCGATTACCGGACGCAGATGCAAGCCGGCGTCGACGCCGCCGCGATCGCCATGGCCAAGGAGGCTGCGAACGCGACCAACGCCCAGCTCACGACCCGCGGCCGTCCGTTTTACAATCTCAGCGCGCCCGATCGCGATGGCTTCGCCACCTCCGGCTTCAGCGCGACGCGCAGCGGCAAGACGATCGCCGTGCAGGCGACGGGGAACGTCCAGCTCGTCTTCGGCGGCTTCCTCGGAATGGGTTCGGCCGACATCACGGCGCAGTCGCAAGTCACGTCAGGCGCGAAGAAAGTCGAGCTCGCGCTTGTTCTCGATAACACCGGCTCGATGGCGCAGGCGAGCAAGCTCGTCGAGCTGAAGAAGGCCGTCATCAATCTGATGGACAAGATGCAGACCATCAATGACGCCTCGCCCGACACGGTGAAGATCGCGCTCGTGCCGTTCACGACGCAGGTCAACATCGGCAAAAGTTACAGCAACGCGGCGTGGCTGCGTTATCACGACAACGGAACCGCGGGTTCAGCCGCCGATAAGGCCTCATGGAACGGTTGCGTGATGGATCGCGATCAGCCGCAGAATATCAACGACACCTCTCCGATCAGCACGGATTATCACTACTGGCATCCGATCGCCTATCAGGGGAAGTCGCCAGCGCCGCGCTATAACGATTGGAACGGGCCGTGCCAGACCCTTCAGCCAATCATGCAACTGACGAGCGATCTCAAAAGCACGGGCGCTGGTTCGATGCGCTATGCGATCAACAACATGAAGGCGAACGGCAATACGAACGTGTCGATCGGAGTCGCATGGGGGCTGAAGGCGCTGATGAATCGTGCGCCTTTTGCTGGCGCGGCGGCACCTGGAGACGCCGATGTCATCAAGGCGATGATCGTTCTCACTGACGGCGACAACACCGAAGATCGCTGGAGCGGCTTCCAGAGCGACATCGACAGTCGCACGAGCGCGACATGCGCCACCGCCAAGAACGCCGTGAAGAACGCGAACGGCAGTGCTTCCGCAGACAGCTACATCAAGATCTATACGATCCGCGTCATCGACGGAAATCGCACGCTGCTGCAGAGCTGCGCCGCGAATGGCGGGACCTATTCCGAAGTCAGCCAGGCGAGCCAGCTCAACGATGTGTTCCAGAGCATCGCGGATCAGATCACGCGCATCCGCCTGACGAGTTGA